The following DNA comes from Lujinxingia sediminis.
GGTACGTCGGTCGTGTTGATGTTACGTCAACACGTGGGGTGGGGGCGAGTCGTTTTCGGCGTGTTTTGAGGAGCTTGCTGCGAGGGAGGTGGCTTCGTGCTGGGGCGGACATCGAGGGTCGGCCCGGGAGGAAGAGGGACGAAGCTGATCGGTGAGCGGAGCGCTTTTATTGGAGCGCTCCTATGCGTCGGCAGCCGATCCTTGAGCGCCTGCAACCTCACACTGGCTCGCCCATACCGATGGCCGATGCCTCGCGATCCGCGAAAACCCGTGCAATTCCCATCGACTATGCCACATGGTCACGCTGAGCTGTCGGCCGCCGGGTGGGCGAGGAGCATTGAAGCGGGGTGTCGACCCCGGGAGCCGGTGCCCGGAGGGCATATGAGCGGGGTGTCGAGGGCGCCCTTGAGGGGGGCCGGGCATCGCCGGGCGGTGTCGAGGGCGGCGCGGAGGGCGCTGAGCTAAGAGATCGTGGTGTCGAGGGCGGGCTTCGATACCCGGGGGGGACCGTGCCGGGGGTGTCTAGGGCCGGTGGAGTACCCGGGCCGGGTAGATCGGCGTGGTGTCGAGGGCAGGTCGGGGTACCCGGGGTGCATTGAAGCGGGGTGTCGCCCCCGGGAGCCGGTGCCCGGGGGGGAAGGCGGCGCGGTGTCGAGGGCGTCCTTTCAGGTGGTCGAGGTATCGCGGGGTGGTGTCGAGGGCGGCGGGGAGGTCGCTGAGTTAAGAGGTCGCGGTGTCGAGGGTGGGTTCAGGTGCCCGGGGGGTAGCGTGGTGGGGTGTCGAGGGTGGGTTCAGGTGCCCCGGGGGTAGGGCGGAGAGGTGTCGAGGGTGGGGAAAGATGCCCGAGGGGGGGCGGCCTGTGGTGTCGAGCTGTGACGCCGTGGTGGCGGTTCATGGGGTTGATGGTGCCGGGTATCACCCTGCGCCACAGCCTCGACCCCACGCCCTTCTGCCCGCGCCCGTGCTCCGCAGGGTGGGGGTGGGGTTATGCGGGGCGCGGGGGTTGCTTAGGTTTGGGAGCAGCGTCGACCACCTGGGTGGCGCTCAGGTTTTACGTCGAAGGAGCAGACCTATGGAGAACTTCAGACCCGAAACGATCAACGTGAACGATGCCCCGCGGGGCCAGGGCGACTATATGCGTGTGCTGGCGCGGGGAGAGCACCTGGCCATGCGCATCTGGATCGAGGAGACCCCGGCGGATAAAGAAAGCGTCATGCACAGCCACGGCTACGAGACGGTGGGGTATGTGATTGAAGGGCGCGCCCGGCTGCATTTTGAGGGGGATTCGGTGCTGCTTGAGCCGGGCGACTCGTGGCTGGTGCCCGCGCATACGCCGCATTTTTACCTGATTCTGGAGATGTTCACCGCCATCGAGGCGACCAGCCCGCCCTCGGAGGCCCATCTCTCCTGAAGGTCGATGGAGACATGGGATGCCCGGCCCGGGGCGTGGAAGCTCCTTTCCAGGCCCTGAACGAAAAAACCGCACCCCGGCAAGGGGTGCGGTTTTTTTGTGGAGCGCCGGGCTCAGCATGGCGAGCTCAGCGCAGCGCGTTGACGTGAAGCATCAGGGGAGGATGACGTCCGCGCCGACGTTGTCGATGAAGGAGTTCACGCTTTCGACGTCTTCGTTGACGCTGGAGCCTTCGCCGACGGCGATGCCGGCGCCCTGGGAGTAGGAGAAGGTGCTGTCGAGGACGACCATGGTGCTGGTGCCGGTGGCGCCGCCGATGGTGAGGTTGGCTTTGGGGGCGTCGTCGTAGCCGGAGAAGCCGGCGTGCTCGATGGTGGTGTACTCCATGCGGCTCTGGTTGGAGTCGACGCCGTCGAGGTAGAGGCCCTTCCAGATGACGTCGCCCAGGCGGCTCATGACGACGTTGTCGGCTTCGGTGCCGAGCGCGACGAGGACGCCGCCGTTTTCGCCGTCGATGGTCATGCCGATGAACTCGTCAAAGAGGATGCGGGTGCCGGGCTCCAGGTCGAGGCGGTTTTTGACGACGACGGTGTCGGTGACGGCGATGGGAGCGTTGTTGGAGAGGGGCTTCCAGGTGGCGCTGGTGGTGATGTCGCCGCCGTAGGTTTCGACGCCGGCCTCGAAGTTATTGCCCGAGAAGGTGGAGAGGCGGTCGACTTTGCCGACCTCGCCGGCGGGCAGGCGCATGGCGTAGTCGAAGTTGCCGGAGAAGGTGTTTTGCGAGAATCCGGTCAGGGCGCTGTCGGGGGTGACCTCGATGCCGTAGCGGGCGGACTCGCGGATGGTGCTGTTGGAGATAAAGAGGGTGGAGCCGCCATCCAGCGAGAGGTTGGCCGCGCGCAGGCCGTTGCCAAAGGGGTTGTCGCCGGCGAACTCGATGGTGGTCCAGCGCAGGTTGTTCTGGGAGGAGGTCGAGTTCACAAAATGAATGCCGTCCCAGGCGCCCTTGGCTTTGTCTTCGCCGGTGAACTTGATGGGCTTGTCCTGGCTGCCGCGGCTGTCGAGCGCGCCGCCGTTTTCGCCGTCGATGGTCAGACGCGTGGTGCGGGCGAACTGCACGTTGACGCCGGGATCCACGCGCAGGGTGGCCTGCACGGTGACGGACTCGGTGACGACGTAGTCGGGCAGGCTGGGGTCGGAGACGATGTTGCTCAGGACGGTGTCTTCGAGAATGCTCTGCGGGAGCAGATCCGGCTCGGTGTTGGCCTGGGGCCCGTCGTCGCCGCAGGCGACCAGGGCCAGGGACGCGGAGAGGGTCAGGGCGCCGCGGGTCCAGTTCTTCAGGTTGATCAGGTTCATCATCGTGTACTCCGTAAAGTCCGTCGTGTCCGTCAAATCCGTTGAACGCGTGCTGACGTGTGGGGTCAGGGTTTGCTGTCGCGCATCTTACATGGGCGTTAAAGCGGTGGCGACTGTGAGCGTGCGCCCGGCGCGACGGGAAGTCGGTGCCGGGAGCCTACCACGCCGAGGTGTAGCAGGGCAGACGGGGCGCTGCCAGCAGCGGGGGGATCGTGGGGACCTGGCGTGGCGAGCGGGGCGTCGAGGGGAGAGACGTGGGGGAGGTGGGGATGTTCAAAGCGGGGGGCGGCGCGCTACAGGCAGTCGCTCTCATCGACATCTGGAATCATGGCCGCACGTCCGGCGTCGGTGACTGTACCAACCCGTCGAGCGTGTTTGGCGTTTGTGGTGACGTGGATTTGCCAGTGATTGAAGACTTGCGTATCAGAGGCGGGAAGAGCGGGTGAACACGGATAAGAAAATGAGCATGCGGAGTATGCGATGCCTTATGTGAATCGATGTGTGGTGGTGGTGCGGCCGGGGCAGCGTTTTGTCGACTGGGTGCATGCGCTTGATGAAGAAGACGGGGTGGAGCCTGCCGAGGCGTCGGCGATTCGCGGGGAGACCATCGCCTATCTGGCGCCGGAGGTGGAGACGCCCGGGGATGTGGAGCGTTTTCTCAAAAAACAAGCGCGTAGGATGTTTGAGGACCTGCTCGAAGGTTGGTGCGTGGACCGCGAGCAATGGCCGAAGCAGCGGGGCATCAAGAGTTTTGAGAAGTGGGTGGAGTGGGAGCTTCATGATTACGTCGTCGACCTGGATGGCGCGCCGCTTGTCTCAGATTCAAGCACTGACCAACCCGGGGTTGTCGATGAGCCCTTTGATTTTCATGCCGCGCTCCATGACCCGGATGGATATATCAGCGACACCTGGGGGCCGATCTGGGTGGCGCATCTCTATGAGCAGTTTGCGAGTTCGAAGGAGGCTGAGGGGCTGAGGTATGTGGTGGGGTGGACGGAGGTTCTTTTTCATTACCTTCATGGTTATGAGGGGATCACGGTTCATGATCTGACGCCGGAGCTTCTGGAGTACGCGTTGCTGGTTCATTTCCCGCGCAAGATCACCGATCCGAGCTTTGATGCGGAGGCGGTGCTGGCGGAGTTTGTGGCGCTCTTTGAGTTCATGAAGCGGGCCTACAATCTGAAGAACGCATCGGCGTGTCTTGCGCTGCTGCGACGCAGGGGGATGGCCGATGAGATGGATGAGGCGATGAACTCGGCGGATAACTTCGGGATGGCCAAACGCATGATGGCGGGGTTGGAACCGTTCGGCGGGGGCGCGTTCGGCGGCATTCAGCACCCTTTTGTGTCGAAGGAGCCGGAGGTGGGGCGAAACGATGCGTGCCCGTGTGGGAGCGGCAAGAAGTACAAGCGCTGTTGTTTGAAGTAGGGGGGGGCGAGTCCGCCTTAGAGAGTGATAGAAACTGCGAATTCTGCGAATTGTTGATTGAAGTCTGCTGAGGGGAAGCCACGTTTAAGGGGCCGTCACTCCGTGAGCCAGCGTTGATGCCGTGTCTGCGGCATCGAGACTGCTGGCCAGCCAGCGTTGCAAAGCCTCGACGATGCAAACGCGTCACCCGGGTTTTGCGCCGTGCCGGTGTCATTCTCGATGTCGCATGGCTGGGCATCGGCGAGTGCACGGGGCGTAGCAATCCGTCCAGCCATAAGCCTCGCTATCCGTGCGGGGTCGCCGTGCGGCGATGCGTGTGGGGCCTTCCGGGGAGTTGGGGAGGTCGCGTGCGGCCGAATGCTGTTCCACGCTGTGAAGCTGTGAAGCTGTGAAGGTGTTTTGTGCGAGCGAGCCCGCGCTGTCGGGGTCGCGAATGGATTGTCAGACATCCGGGGGGATGAACGATGGAGAGATATGGCTACGCGGCCGCGTGCGTAGGGCGTTCTTTTATTCGTCAGACACCATCATCGTGGGGGCTCTGCCTTTTGGCGGTGGCGCTGGCCGGGCTGGTGGGCAGTGGGTGTGTGGACTGGAATGACGAGGATAATAACGCTGCGGGGATCTCGCAGCAGGAGGAGGGGCCCCGGGTGGTCGAGGGGCCGGGGGCCCGGCGCCCCGGAGGAAAGGGGCGCCCCGGGGGGCCGGCGTTGCCGGAGCCGGAGGAGGAGCCGGTAAGCTGTGAGCGGGTGATCAAGGCGGATGTGGTCGCCATCGATCAGATCTATGTCTACAACCGCTACGGCAGCTACAACCCCTTTGGGATGATGTACGCGCTGCGCCGCGATGTGGTGGCGCTGGAGGGGGATACGCCCGGGCCGGGGAACGCGCGTTTAAGGGATGGGAAGCGGCCGCGGCCGCTGGTGTTGCGGGCCAACGAGGGGGATTGCCTCGATATTCAGTTTGAGAACTGGCTCAATCCGGGGCAGTGCCGCGCGCCGATCGAGGGGAATCCGGCGTTTTTTCGCAGCGACCGGGGGCCCGGGGAGTGTGACCAGTCGGATACGCCAGCGACGCGCGCGGTGTCGGTGCAGGTCAACGGGATGCAGTACCTGGGGATCGAGGACAGCGGGGCGCATGTGGGCTTTAACGCCACGCGTCTGGTGGCGCCGGGGGAGCAGGCGAACTACCGTCTCTACGCCGAGAAGGAGGGGACGTACCTGATGCGCAGCATGGGGGCGGTCACCGGCGGTGAGGGGCTGGGGGCGACCACTGCGCTGGGGCTTTTTGGGGCGGTGAACGTGCAGCCGCGGGGGGCGCGCTGGTTCCGCTCCCAGATCACCCATGAGGAGATGCTTCGGGCGGCGCGAAAGGTCGAAGACGCGGAGATCTTAAACCCCGATGGCACGCCGCAGATCGACTACAACGCCGAGCATCAGGGGGTGCCGGTGCTCTCGATGCTCAACGCCGAGTTGGAGATCGTGCACTCGGATCTGACGGCGATCATCGCCGGCTTTGAGCCCACGCGAAACAGCCCAGTGTACCGCGGGGAGCGCGCGTATCGGGAGTTCACGATCATCTTTCATGATGAGCCCAAGGTGGTGCAGGCCTTTGAGGAGCTGGACCATAACTCCACGTTCAAGGGGCTGGCCGACCACGCGGGGATTAACTACGGGATCGCCGGGGCGGGCGCGATGATTCTGGGGAATCGCAAGGGGATCGGGCCAAATAAGGAGTGCATCAACTGCAAGTTTGAGGAGTTCTTTATGGCCTCCTGGCCCAACGGCGATCCGGCGATGAATGTGCGCCTCAATGAGGAGGGCGTGGCCGTGGAGGCGCTCTGGCCCGACGATCCGTCGAACGTCTACCACAGCTATGTGCGCGACCCGGTGCGCTTCCGCAATCTGCACGCCGGGCCGCGGGAGACGCACGTGTTCCACCTGCACGGCAACCAGTGGCTGCGCTCCCCCGACGATGATCAGTCGGCGTACACCGATTCGCAGACCATTGGCCCTGGCGAGGCGTTTACCTACGACATCGCCCACGGGGGCTCGGGGAACCGCAACCTGGCGCCGGGCGACAACATCTTCCACTGCCACCTCTACCCGCATTTTGCCGGGGGGATGTGGGGGCTCTGGCGCAATCATGACGTGTTTGAGGACGGGAGCATCGAGCGCTACCTGCCCGACGGGGAGATTCATTGTGGTACGCCGACGCCGGCGCTGGTGCCGCTGCCGACGCGGGCGATTCCGCCGCTGCCGACCTACACGAAGACCCGGGTGTATGCGGATGGGAAGATGCAGGATCGCCCGGCGATGCCGGGCTACCCCTTCTACATCGCGGCGGTGGGGGGCAAGCGCGCGCCGCTCAATCCGCTGGTCCATGTGGAGGACGGGGGGCTGAGGCGCCATCTGGTGATGGGCGCGCCGGAGGGGGGCGTGGTGTACGGGCAGCGCAGCCCCTTTGACGTCATCATCAACGAAGCTCACGTCAAGCTCCTGCCCGATGAGGGGCTGCCCGGGGAGCAGGATGCGATGCTCTACCACGAGGGGGCCTTTCCGGGGGCGGAGAGCGCGACGACGCCCTACGGATTCCCGGCCAGAGCCTATCCGGCGTATCTGCCCGACGGTCAGCCGGGGCAGTGGTTTGTGAACGGTCAGCCGCGGCGAAAGGGAGCTCCCTTTGCCAACCCCTGTCCGGCGGATGCGCCGGCGCGGCGCTACAGGATGGCGGCGATCGAGACGGAGATCGTGACCAATAAGGCTGGCTGGCGCGACCCGCAGGGGCGGATCTACGTGCTGGAGGAGGATATCGATGCCACGCTCTCGGGGGAGCGGCCGACCGAGCCGCTGGTGATTCGCGCGAACTCCGGGGATTGCCTGGAGGTCGAGCTCACCAACCTGATGCCGACGCATCTGGAAGAAGATGATTTCCAGATGTTCACCCAGGCGGACATGGTCGGGTTGCACATGCACCAGGTGAAATTCGATATGGGCTCGGACGGGGGCATGAACGGCTTTAATTACGAGAACGGCAGCCACTCCCACGAAGAGGTGGCGATGATGGTGGCGGCGATCAACGCCGCAGGCGGGGCCTTTGTCGGAGGGGATGGCCTGGATGAATCTGGCGAGCGGGTGGAGCTGGAGCTGACGCCACACGCGCGCCTGGGGGTGATGGGGGCGCAGACGGTGCAGCAGGTCTACTGGGTGGATCCGGTGCTCGATGACGAGGGCAATGACCGCACGGTGGGAGCGTCCTTCTTCCACGACCATATGTCGGCGGCCAGCTGGCAGCAGCATGGGATGTACGGGATGTTGGTGGCGGAGCCGGCCGGTTCGCGCTGGCGCGATCCGCAGACTGGCGAGATGTACGGGACGCGGGCCGATGGGGGGCCGACGAGCTATCGCGCGGATATTCTGACGGCCAACGCCGGCGATAGCTTTCGGGAGTTTGCGCTGGTGCTGGCGGACTTTGCGCTCCTCTACGATGGGGATCGGCCGGTGAACCCGCCGATTCAAAAGGAAGAAGACCTGCCCTGGGCGATTGGGCATGAGGATGAGCCCCGGCCGGAGGCGATCTCGGCCAGCGATCCGGGCACGATGCTGATCAACTACCGTCAGGAGCCGCTGCCCCTGCGCGTGGGGGAGCAGGGGCCGCAGGGCTGGCAGCAGAAGGCCGGGGATGAGGGGGATATGGCGCAGGCGTTTAGCTCGGTGATTCACGGGGATCCGGCCACGCCGCTTTTGCGGGCGTACAGCGGGGACCGGGTGAAACTGCGTCTGGTGCAGGCCTCCCATGAGGAGCAGCACGTCTTCGGGGTGTTTGGCCAGAAGTGGTTGCGCGAGCCGGACCATCCGGACAGCGGGTATGTGGCCGCCCAGCAGATTGGCCTCTCGGAGAACTTCACCGCCGACCTGGGGCCGATGGCGACGTCCTATGAGGAGGTGAGCGATTACCTCTACGGGAGCTTTCCGACCGACGACCTGTGGACCGGGATGTGGGGATTGCTAAGGGTGTTCCGTGACGCGCAGCCCGACCTTCTGCCCCTGCCCGGCGAGGACGCGCGGGGCTTGCCGGGGCGCCCTCTGCGGGTGTGCCCGCCGGGAGCGCCGAAGCGGCGTTATACGGTGCATGCGATCCTGGCCCGGGGGAACCTGCCCGACGACCGGCTCACCTACAACCCGACCTACGACCTCTATGATCCCGACGCCATTCTCTTTGTGAAGGAGGCGCATCTGGAGGACCTGCGGGCGGGGCGTCGGGCGCCGGAGCCCCTGGTGCTGCGGGCGGCGGCGGGAGAGTGCATCAA
Coding sequences within:
- a CDS encoding cupin domain-containing protein, translated to MENFRPETINVNDAPRGQGDYMRVLARGEHLAMRIWIEETPADKESVMHSHGYETVGYVIEGRARLHFEGDSVLLEPGDSWLVPAHTPHFYLILEMFTAIEATSPPSEAHLS
- a CDS encoding right-handed parallel beta-helix repeat-containing protein, yielding MMNLINLKNWTRGALTLSASLALVACGDDGPQANTEPDLLPQSILEDTVLSNIVSDPSLPDYVVTESVTVQATLRVDPGVNVQFARTTRLTIDGENGGALDSRGSQDKPIKFTGEDKAKGAWDGIHFVNSTSSQNNLRWTTIEFAGDNPFGNGLRAANLSLDGGSTLFISNSTIRESARYGIEVTPDSALTGFSQNTFSGNFDYAMRLPAGEVGKVDRLSTFSGNNFEAGVETYGGDITTSATWKPLSNNAPIAVTDTVVVKNRLDLEPGTRILFDEFIGMTIDGENGGVLVALGTEADNVVMSRLGDVIWKGLYLDGVDSNQSRMEYTTIEHAGFSGYDDAPKANLTIGGATGTSTMVVLDSTFSYSQGAGIAVGEGSSVNEDVESVNSFIDNVGADVILP
- a CDS encoding YecA family protein; translation: MPYVNRCVVVVRPGQRFVDWVHALDEEDGVEPAEASAIRGETIAYLAPEVETPGDVERFLKKQARRMFEDLLEGWCVDREQWPKQRGIKSFEKWVEWELHDYVVDLDGAPLVSDSSTDQPGVVDEPFDFHAALHDPDGYISDTWGPIWVAHLYEQFASSKEAEGLRYVVGWTEVLFHYLHGYEGITVHDLTPELLEYALLVHFPRKITDPSFDAEAVLAEFVALFEFMKRAYNLKNASACLALLRRRGMADEMDEAMNSADNFGMAKRMMAGLEPFGGGAFGGIQHPFVSKEPEVGRNDACPCGSGKKYKRCCLK